The following are from one region of the Knoellia sp. p5-6-4 genome:
- a CDS encoding aldo/keto reductase: MTVPNLTLSAGTSSIEIPQLGFGVWQVPEDEVVAAVTTAIETGYRSIDTARIYGNEEGTGEAIAKSSVDRGDLFVTTKVWNDDQGFDSTLTAFDASMKRLGLDTLDLYLIHWPAPKQDAFVDTWKALLRLREEGRVRAVGVCNFHVPHLQRLLDETGELPAINQVELHPYLQQTELRAFHAANGIVTEAWSPLASGGDVLQDETIAKVAAKHGVTPAQAILRWHIDIGNVVIPKSVTPSRIAENFDIFGFSLDVDDLAAIEKLDRGHRTGPDPDAFWA, from the coding sequence ATGACTGTCCCGAACCTCACCCTGTCCGCCGGAACGTCCAGCATCGAGATCCCGCAGCTCGGCTTCGGGGTCTGGCAGGTGCCCGAGGACGAGGTGGTCGCCGCAGTGACGACCGCCATCGAGACCGGCTACCGCAGCATCGACACGGCCCGGATCTACGGCAACGAGGAGGGCACCGGCGAGGCGATCGCGAAGTCGAGCGTCGACCGCGGGGACCTGTTCGTCACCACCAAGGTGTGGAACGACGACCAGGGCTTCGACTCCACCCTCACCGCCTTCGACGCCTCGATGAAGCGCCTCGGGCTCGACACCCTCGACCTCTACCTCATCCACTGGCCGGCCCCGAAGCAGGACGCCTTCGTCGACACGTGGAAGGCCCTGCTCCGCCTGCGCGAGGAGGGTCGCGTGCGCGCCGTCGGCGTCTGCAACTTCCACGTGCCGCACCTGCAGCGGCTGCTCGACGAGACCGGTGAGCTGCCGGCCATCAACCAGGTCGAGCTGCACCCCTACCTGCAGCAGACCGAGCTGCGCGCGTTCCACGCCGCCAACGGCATCGTCACCGAGGCGTGGAGCCCGCTGGCCTCGGGCGGCGACGTCCTGCAGGACGAGACGATCGCGAAGGTCGCGGCCAAGCACGGCGTCACGCCGGCGCAGGCGATCCTGCGCTGGCACATCGACATCGGCAACGTCGTCATCCCCAAGTCGGTGACCCCGAGCCGCATCGCCGAGAACTTCGACATCTTCGGCTTCTCGCTCGACGTCGACGACCTGGCCGCCATCGAGAAGCTCGACCGCGGCCACCGCACCGGCCCGGACCCGGACGCGTTCTGGGCCTGA
- a CDS encoding phospho-sugar mutase — MTYAGRHGRADNGGEGAQHHDELIEAAQAWIDDDPDHETRVELGEVVARAKEADAAALADLADRFGGMLEFGTAGLRGALGAGPNRMNRAVVIRAAAGLTAYLKEQDAEPFVVIGYDARRNSDVFARDTAAVVVGAGGRASVLPHTLPTPVLAFAIRHLGADAGVMVTASHNPPQDNGYKVYLGDGSQIVPPADSGIASQIARVRAVAEVPLADDGWETLDNEVLEAYVDATAAIVAPDSSRDVSIVHTALHGVGSETVLKVFEKAGFPAPAPVASQQQPDAAFPTVSFPNPEEPGAIDAALELAREVQPDLVLANDPDADRCAVAVVDDGAWRMLRGDEVGALLGAHVLQRGVAKDAVFANSIVSSRLLAAMAAKAGIRHEETLTGFKWIARVPGLRYGYEEALGYCVDPATVRDKDGVSASLLMAEMAAELKAEGRTLLDVLDDLAVEHGVHATDALSVRVADLALIGSVMDRLRDDPPTEVAGTAVERADDLSAGSDALPPTDGLRYYLADGSRVIVRPSGTEPKLKVYLEVVEPVDGRESLAGARERATARLAAIREAMQGLTGV; from the coding sequence ATGACGTATGCCGGCAGGCACGGACGCGCCGACAACGGCGGCGAGGGTGCGCAGCACCACGACGAGCTCATCGAGGCTGCGCAGGCCTGGATCGACGACGACCCCGACCACGAGACGAGGGTGGAGCTCGGGGAGGTGGTCGCCCGCGCCAAGGAGGCCGACGCCGCCGCCCTCGCCGACCTCGCCGACCGGTTCGGCGGGATGCTCGAGTTCGGCACCGCAGGGCTGCGCGGCGCCCTCGGGGCCGGGCCCAACCGGATGAACCGCGCGGTGGTCATCCGCGCGGCAGCCGGCCTCACGGCATACCTGAAGGAGCAGGACGCCGAGCCCTTCGTCGTCATCGGCTACGACGCCCGCCGCAACTCCGACGTCTTCGCCCGCGACACCGCGGCGGTGGTGGTGGGCGCCGGCGGCCGTGCGTCCGTGCTGCCCCACACCCTGCCGACCCCCGTGCTGGCCTTCGCGATCCGCCACCTCGGCGCCGACGCTGGCGTCATGGTCACCGCGAGCCACAACCCCCCGCAGGACAACGGCTACAAGGTCTACCTCGGCGACGGCAGCCAGATCGTGCCGCCCGCCGACTCCGGCATCGCCTCCCAGATCGCCCGGGTCAGGGCCGTCGCCGAGGTGCCGCTGGCCGACGACGGCTGGGAGACGCTGGACAACGAGGTGCTCGAGGCCTACGTCGACGCCACCGCGGCGATCGTCGCGCCGGACTCCTCCCGCGACGTCAGCATCGTGCACACCGCCCTGCACGGGGTGGGCAGCGAGACCGTGCTGAAGGTCTTCGAGAAGGCCGGCTTTCCCGCCCCAGCGCCGGTGGCCAGCCAGCAGCAGCCGGACGCCGCCTTCCCGACGGTGTCGTTCCCCAACCCGGAGGAGCCCGGCGCGATCGACGCGGCGCTCGAGCTGGCCCGCGAGGTGCAGCCCGACCTCGTGCTGGCCAACGACCCCGACGCCGACCGCTGCGCCGTCGCCGTGGTCGACGACGGTGCCTGGCGCATGCTGCGCGGCGACGAGGTGGGCGCGCTGCTCGGCGCCCACGTCCTGCAGCGCGGCGTCGCGAAGGATGCGGTGTTCGCGAACTCGATCGTCTCCTCGCGCCTGCTCGCCGCCATGGCGGCCAAGGCCGGCATCCGCCACGAGGAGACCCTCACCGGCTTCAAGTGGATCGCCCGCGTGCCCGGGCTGCGCTACGGCTACGAGGAGGCGCTCGGCTACTGCGTCGACCCGGCGACCGTGCGCGACAAGGACGGAGTGAGCGCGAGCCTGCTCATGGCCGAGATGGCGGCGGAGCTCAAGGCCGAGGGGCGCACCCTCCTCGACGTGCTGGACGACCTCGCCGTCGAGCACGGGGTGCACGCCACCGACGCCCTCTCCGTGCGGGTCGCCGACCTCGCCCTCATCGGCTCGGTGATGGACAGGCTGCGGGACGACCCGCCCACCGAGGTCGCCGGCACGGCGGTCGAGCGCGCTGACGACCTGTCGGCAGGCAGCGACGCCCTGCCGCCCACCGACGGCCTGCGCTACTACCTCGCCGACGGATCTCGCGTCATCGTGCGACCGTCCGGCACCGAGCCCAAGCTCAAGGTCTACCTCGAGGTCGTCGAGCCGGTGGACGGCCGCGAGTCCCTGGCGGGCGCCCGTGAGCGGGCGACGGCGCGGTTGGCCGCAATCCGCGAGGCGATGCAGGGCCTCACGGGGGTCTGA
- the deoC gene encoding deoxyribose-phosphate aldolase: MTNESLTSWLHGLPGVDQVGCEARAAMLGTRSIKTTSKAWAIDLAISMIDLTTLEGADTAGKVRGLCAKALTPDATDMSTPRPAAVCVYGDMVPVAREVLGASSGVNIAAVATAFPSGRASMAVKLADTRDAVAAGADEIDMVIDRGAFLSGRYLDVFNEIAQVKEVCGDARLKVIMETGELVTYDNVRRASWLSMLAGGDFIKTSTGKVSPAATLPVTVIMLEAVRDWLSLTGEMVGVKPAGGIRTSKDALKFLVAVSEVAGDDWLDPHWFRFGASSLLNDLLLQRQRMRIGAYSGPDYVTDDSPSLY; encoded by the coding sequence CTGACCAACGAGTCACTGACCTCGTGGCTGCACGGCCTTCCGGGTGTCGACCAGGTCGGGTGTGAGGCCCGCGCCGCCATGCTCGGCACCCGATCGATCAAGACGACGTCGAAGGCGTGGGCGATCGACCTGGCGATCAGCATGATCGACCTGACCACGCTGGAGGGCGCCGACACCGCCGGCAAGGTGCGGGGCCTGTGCGCGAAGGCGCTGACGCCCGACGCGACCGACATGTCCACCCCCCGCCCCGCCGCCGTGTGCGTCTACGGCGACATGGTGCCGGTGGCCCGTGAGGTGCTCGGCGCCAGCAGCGGCGTCAACATCGCGGCCGTGGCGACCGCCTTCCCGTCCGGGCGGGCGAGCATGGCCGTCAAGCTGGCCGACACCCGTGACGCCGTGGCCGCCGGGGCCGACGAGATCGACATGGTCATCGACCGCGGCGCCTTCCTCTCGGGCCGCTACCTCGACGTCTTCAACGAGATCGCCCAGGTGAAGGAGGTCTGTGGCGACGCTCGGCTGAAGGTCATCATGGAGACCGGCGAGCTGGTCACCTACGACAACGTCCGCCGCGCCTCGTGGCTCTCGATGCTCGCCGGTGGCGACTTCATCAAGACCTCCACCGGCAAGGTCTCCCCCGCAGCCACCCTGCCCGTCACCGTCATCATGCTCGAGGCCGTGCGCGACTGGCTCTCGCTGACCGGCGAGATGGTCGGCGTGAAGCCGGCCGGCGGCATCCGCACCAGCAAGGACGCCCTGAAGTTCCTGGTGGCCGTGAGCGAGGTCGCCGGCGACGACTGGCTCGACCCGCACTGGTTCCGCTTCGGCGCCTCGAGCCTGCTCAACGACCTGCTCCTGCAGCGCCAGCGCATGCGCATCGGCGCCTACTCCGGTCCCGACTACGTGACCGACGACTCCCCCAGCCTGTACTGA
- a CDS encoding NAD(P)H-quinone dehydrogenase, protein MNAPETSVVILGGGPGGYEAALVAAHLGAKVTVVDRDGLGGAAVLTDCVPSKALISTADFMSQFETAADLGVHLEDTEGDEVADSVAELVAVNRRVMSLAAAQSRDIGRRLEADGVRVLPGTGRLVSPSLVRAELTDGGVEEVAADVVLLATGATPRVMPTAQPDGERVLTWQQIYNLKELPEKLVVVGSGVTGAELAQAYLGLGSQVTLVSSRDRVLPGEDADAATVIEEVFRKRGMEVLDRSRMAAVERTETGVLVRLEDGREVEGSHALLAVGSIPQTDGIGLEEVGVQLKPSGHVAVDRVSRTSVRGIYAAGDCTGVLPLASVAAMQGRIAMAHALGDAVHPINLRAVSANIFTDPEIATVGFSQKDVDEGLVDADSLMLPLATNPRAKMQGITDGFVKLFARKGIGTVVGGVIVAPRASELIYPVTLAVQHGLTVDQLAGTFTVYPSLSGSVAEAARQLHAPH, encoded by the coding sequence GTGAATGCACCTGAGACCTCAGTCGTGATCCTCGGCGGTGGCCCCGGCGGCTACGAGGCGGCCCTCGTGGCAGCGCACCTCGGCGCGAAGGTCACCGTGGTCGACCGCGACGGCCTCGGGGGTGCAGCGGTGCTCACCGACTGTGTGCCGTCGAAGGCCCTCATCTCCACGGCGGACTTCATGTCGCAGTTCGAGACCGCCGCCGACCTCGGGGTACACCTCGAGGACACCGAGGGCGACGAGGTCGCCGACTCGGTGGCCGAGCTCGTGGCCGTGAACCGGCGCGTCATGAGCCTGGCCGCAGCCCAGAGCCGCGACATCGGTCGCCGCCTCGAGGCGGACGGGGTGCGGGTGCTGCCCGGCACGGGGCGCCTCGTGTCGCCGTCGCTGGTGCGGGCTGAGCTCACCGACGGCGGCGTCGAGGAGGTCGCCGCGGACGTGGTCCTCCTCGCCACCGGTGCGACGCCGCGGGTGATGCCCACGGCGCAGCCGGATGGCGAGCGGGTCCTCACCTGGCAGCAGATCTACAACCTCAAGGAACTCCCCGAGAAGCTCGTCGTGGTCGGGTCCGGTGTCACGGGCGCCGAGCTCGCGCAGGCCTACCTCGGGCTGGGTTCGCAGGTGACGCTCGTGTCGTCGCGCGACCGCGTGCTCCCGGGGGAGGACGCCGACGCCGCAACGGTGATCGAGGAGGTCTTCCGCAAGCGGGGCATGGAGGTGCTCGACCGCTCGCGCATGGCTGCCGTCGAGCGCACCGAGACCGGCGTGCTGGTGCGGCTCGAGGACGGGCGCGAGGTCGAGGGCAGCCACGCCCTGCTCGCCGTCGGCTCGATCCCGCAGACCGACGGCATCGGCCTCGAGGAGGTCGGCGTGCAGCTCAAGCCCTCGGGCCACGTCGCCGTCGACCGCGTCTCGCGGACGTCGGTGCGCGGCATCTACGCCGCGGGCGACTGCACCGGGGTGCTGCCGCTGGCCTCCGTCGCGGCGATGCAGGGCCGCATCGCGATGGCGCACGCCCTCGGCGACGCGGTGCACCCGATCAACCTGCGGGCGGTCTCGGCCAACATCTTCACCGACCCGGAGATCGCCACGGTGGGCTTCTCGCAGAAGGACGTCGACGAGGGCCTCGTCGACGCAGACTCGCTCATGCTGCCGCTCGCCACGAACCCGCGGGCGAAGATGCAGGGCATCACCGACGGCTTCGTGAAACTGTTCGCCCGCAAGGGAATCGGCACGGTGGTCGGTGGTGTGATCGTCGCGCCCCGCGCCTCCGAGCTGATCTACCCGGTCACGCTGGCCGTGCAGCACGGGCTCACGGTCGACCAGCTGGCGGGGACGTTCACGGTCTACCCGTCGCTGTCGGGGTCGGTCGCCGAAGCAGCCCGCCAGCTGCACGCCCCACACTAG
- the kynA gene encoding tryptophan 2,3-dioxygenase, with product MSDASDARSQRELEEGIQRDFSSSMSYGSYLDLDRLLSAQHPRSTPPQHDELLFIVQHQVAELWLKLMLHELRSARALLTTDDLAPALKRLARVKHIQNQLTEQWSVLATLTPSEYALIRPFLATSSGFQSYQYRAVEFMLGNKNRDMVAVFDHDPTAQQLLAEALEEPSLYDEFLRYLHRRGYAIPAAVLERDVTKPYRMDEDLVDVFAAVYADPAEHWGVYETCEELVDIEDNFQNWRFRHLQVVTRTIGHKVGTGGSSGVDFLRRALDLTFFPELYAVRTRIGA from the coding sequence ATGAGCGACGCCTCCGACGCACGGTCCCAGCGCGAGCTGGAGGAGGGGATCCAGCGGGACTTCTCCTCGAGCATGTCCTACGGGTCCTACCTCGACCTCGACCGCTTGCTGTCGGCCCAGCACCCCCGCAGCACGCCGCCCCAGCACGACGAGCTGCTCTTCATCGTGCAGCACCAGGTCGCCGAGCTGTGGCTCAAGCTCATGCTCCACGAGCTGCGCTCGGCCCGCGCCCTGCTGACGACCGACGACCTCGCACCCGCCCTGAAGCGCCTGGCTCGGGTCAAGCACATCCAGAACCAGCTCACCGAGCAGTGGTCGGTGCTGGCCACGCTCACGCCGAGCGAGTACGCCCTGATCCGGCCGTTCCTCGCGACCTCGTCCGGCTTCCAGAGCTACCAGTACCGGGCGGTCGAGTTCATGCTCGGCAACAAGAACCGCGACATGGTGGCCGTCTTCGACCACGACCCGACCGCGCAGCAGCTGCTGGCGGAGGCGCTCGAGGAGCCGAGCCTCTACGACGAGTTCCTGCGCTACCTGCACCGCCGCGGCTACGCCATCCCGGCCGCGGTGCTCGAACGCGACGTGACCAAGCCCTACCGGATGGACGAGGACCTCGTCGACGTCTTCGCCGCCGTCTACGCCGACCCCGCCGAGCACTGGGGCGTCTACGAGACCTGCGAGGAGCTCGTCGACATCGAGGACAACTTCCAGAACTGGCGCTTCCGCCACCTGCAGGTCGTCACCCGCACCATCGGGCACAAGGTCGGCACCGGCGGGTCCTCCGGCGTCGACTTCCTGCGTCGGGCGCTCGACCTCACCTTCTTCCCCGAGCTGTATGCCGTGCGCACGCGGATCGGCGCGTAG
- a CDS encoding biotin carboxylase N-terminal domain-containing protein: MAPISKVLIANRGEIAVRIARACKDSGIGSVAVYADPDRDALHVKVADEAFALGGSTPGDSYLVQEKLLDVAKRAGADAVHPGYGFLAENASFAQAVIDAGLTWIGPSPEAIDSLGDKVKARHIAARAKAPLVPGTPDPVENAIEVIDFAEKHGLPVAIKAAYGGGGRGLKVARTLEEIPELFDSATREAVAAFGRGECFVERYLDKPRHVETQCLADMHGNVVVVSTRDCSLQRRHQKLVEEAPAPFLSDAQNAELYRASKAILKEAGYTGAGTCEFLVGQDGTISFLEVNTRLQVEHPVTEEVTGIDLVREQFRIANGEPLGYSDPTPRAHSIEFRINGEDAGRNFLPAPGTVSVFQPPSGPGVRLDSGIVEGDTIAGAFDSMLAKLIVTGHDRKQALQRARRALAEFVVEGMPTVLPFHRAVLDDEAFDPSDAGEPFTVHTRWIETEWDNTIEPYSGPVAEAPEEQGERQTVVVEVGGKRLEVVLPGGLNLGGGGGAAAKKKAPKRSGGGKAGAAVSGDSLTAPMQGTIVKIAVEEGQEVAEGELVVVLEAMKMEQPINAHKSGTITGLSAEVGQTVTNGAVIADIKD, translated from the coding sequence ATGGCGCCCATCAGCAAGGTTCTCATTGCCAACCGCGGCGAGATCGCCGTCCGCATCGCACGTGCCTGCAAGGACAGCGGCATCGGCTCCGTGGCGGTCTACGCCGACCCCGACCGCGACGCGCTGCACGTCAAGGTTGCCGACGAGGCCTTCGCGCTGGGCGGGTCCACCCCCGGTGACAGCTACCTCGTGCAGGAGAAGCTGCTCGACGTGGCCAAGCGCGCGGGCGCCGACGCCGTGCACCCGGGCTACGGGTTCCTCGCCGAGAACGCCTCCTTCGCCCAGGCCGTCATCGACGCCGGGCTCACCTGGATCGGCCCCTCCCCCGAGGCCATCGACAGCCTCGGCGACAAGGTCAAGGCCCGGCACATCGCCGCGAGGGCCAAGGCCCCGCTGGTGCCCGGCACCCCCGACCCGGTCGAGAACGCCATCGAGGTCATCGACTTCGCCGAGAAGCACGGCCTGCCCGTCGCCATCAAGGCGGCCTACGGCGGTGGCGGCCGCGGTCTGAAGGTCGCCCGCACCCTGGAGGAGATCCCCGAGCTGTTCGACTCTGCGACGCGCGAGGCGGTCGCCGCGTTCGGACGCGGGGAGTGCTTCGTCGAGCGCTACCTCGACAAGCCCCGGCACGTCGAGACCCAGTGCCTGGCCGACATGCACGGCAACGTCGTCGTCGTCTCGACGCGCGACTGCTCGCTGCAGCGCCGCCACCAGAAGCTCGTCGAGGAGGCTCCGGCGCCCTTCCTCTCCGACGCGCAGAACGCCGAGCTCTACCGCGCCTCCAAGGCGATCCTCAAGGAGGCCGGCTACACCGGTGCCGGCACCTGTGAGTTCCTCGTCGGGCAGGACGGCACCATCTCCTTCCTCGAGGTCAACACCCGGCTGCAGGTCGAGCACCCCGTGACCGAGGAGGTCACGGGCATCGACCTCGTCCGCGAGCAGTTCCGCATCGCGAACGGCGAGCCCCTCGGCTACAGCGACCCCACCCCGCGGGCGCACTCGATCGAGTTCCGCATCAACGGCGAGGACGCCGGTCGCAACTTCCTTCCCGCCCCGGGCACGGTGAGCGTCTTCCAGCCCCCGTCGGGTCCCGGCGTCCGGCTCGACAGCGGCATCGTCGAGGGCGATACCATCGCCGGCGCGTTCGACTCGATGCTCGCCAAGCTCATCGTCACCGGCCACGACCGCAAGCAGGCCCTGCAGCGGGCCCGTCGGGCGCTGGCTGAGTTCGTGGTCGAGGGCATGCCGACCGTGCTGCCCTTCCACCGCGCGGTGCTCGACGACGAGGCCTTCGACCCGAGCGACGCGGGCGAGCCGTTCACCGTGCACACCCGGTGGATCGAGACCGAGTGGGACAACACCATCGAGCCCTACAGCGGACCGGTGGCCGAGGCCCCCGAGGAGCAGGGCGAGCGGCAGACGGTCGTCGTCGAGGTCGGCGGCAAGCGCCTCGAGGTCGTGCTGCCCGGCGGCCTGAACCTCGGTGGGGGCGGTGGCGCGGCGGCCAAGAAGAAGGCTCCGAAACGCTCCGGTGGCGGCAAGGCCGGCGCCGCGGTCTCGGGTGACTCCCTGACCGCCCCCATGCAGGGCACCATCGTCAAGATCGCCGTCGAGGAGGGTCAGGAGGTCGCCGAGGGCGAGCTCGTCGTGGTGCTCGAGGCGATGAAGATGGAGCAGCCGATCAACGCCCACAAGTCCGGCACCATCACCGGCCTGTCGGCCGAGGTGGGCCAGACGGTGACCAACGGCGCGGTCATCGCCGACATCAAGGACTGA
- a CDS encoding Rv0909 family putative TA system antitoxin yields the protein MAGGFMDKVKDFVKGNPEQAACAIEKVEDVVDQRTGGKYSEHVDRGGDALRDKLGLPPEGSQPVPGEPIPEPLPEPGPKPVPEPGPTPMPEPGPTPVPEPGPTPMPEPGPTPMPEPGPFPQQEASSDEVPAPNPQPLPGDDAQQPGSLDEPMTPGGGQQPGQPGGPLEEGLRPESRGDAGSGAPRGGSDEPLPQGGPTQQGEAQAAPGTPGGDQPDTGGPAQVPTDEPGSTTTPGPGPDTGEAPESGAEKRLPPFGQS from the coding sequence ATGGCCGGCGGATTCATGGACAAGGTCAAGGACTTCGTCAAGGGCAACCCGGAGCAGGCTGCCTGCGCGATCGAGAAGGTCGAGGACGTCGTCGACCAGCGAACCGGCGGGAAGTACTCCGAGCACGTCGACCGCGGCGGCGACGCCCTTCGCGACAAGCTCGGCCTGCCGCCAGAGGGCAGCCAGCCCGTGCCGGGCGAGCCGATCCCGGAGCCGCTTCCCGAGCCCGGTCCCAAGCCGGTGCCTGAGCCCGGGCCGACCCCGATGCCGGAGCCGGGGCCCACGCCGGTGCCGGAACCCGGTCCCACGCCCATGCCCGAGCCGGGACCCACCCCCATGCCCGAGCCCGGTCCGTTCCCGCAGCAGGAAGCCTCCTCCGACGAAGTCCCTGCGCCCAACCCGCAGCCGCTGCCCGGTGACGATGCCCAGCAGCCGGGGTCGCTCGACGAGCCGATGACGCCGGGTGGCGGCCAGCAGCCCGGTCAGCCCGGCGGGCCGCTGGAGGAGGGCCTGCGCCCCGAGAGCCGCGGCGACGCCGGGAGCGGCGCCCCCCGGGGCGGCAGCGACGAGCCGCTGCCCCAGGGCGGCCCGACCCAGCAGGGCGAGGCGCAGGCGGCTCCCGGCACCCCGGGTGGCGACCAGCCCGACACCGGCGGTCCCGCCCAGGTCCCCACCGACGAGCCGGGGAGCACCACCACCCCCGGACCCGGGCCGGACACCGGCGAGGCTCCCGAGAGTGGTGCCGAGAAGCGCCTGCCGCCCTTCGGGCAGTCCTGA
- a CDS encoding purine-nucleoside phosphorylase, with product MIEQSGPASGTPDLNDPAIDPFEVAKAAASVIAERTGAERHDVALVLGSGWGQAGDLIGETLATIDNADVPGFAKAAVEGHSGTMRSVAVGDTGRRALVYGTRTHFYEGRGVRAVVHAVRTAAAAGCKAIVLTNGCGGLNPAWVPGTTVLIRDHINLTAHSPIEGANFVDLTDLYSPRLREVARSIDPTLDEGVYVQFRGPHYETPAEVQMAKVIGGDLVGMSTTLEAIAARQAGMDVLGISLVTNLAAGISEQPLSHAEVMEAGQAAAGRCGRLLADIVAAI from the coding sequence GTGATCGAGCAGAGCGGCCCCGCGTCGGGCACCCCGGACCTCAACGACCCAGCGATCGACCCGTTCGAGGTGGCCAAGGCCGCCGCATCGGTCATCGCCGAGCGGACCGGTGCCGAGCGCCACGACGTCGCCCTCGTCCTCGGCTCCGGGTGGGGCCAGGCCGGCGACCTCATCGGCGAGACGCTCGCGACGATCGACAACGCCGACGTCCCCGGCTTCGCCAAGGCCGCCGTGGAGGGCCACTCCGGCACCATGCGTTCGGTCGCCGTCGGCGACACCGGGCGGCGTGCCCTCGTCTACGGCACCCGCACCCACTTCTACGAGGGCCGCGGCGTGCGGGCCGTCGTGCATGCGGTGAGGACCGCCGCGGCTGCCGGCTGCAAGGCCATCGTGCTCACCAACGGCTGCGGTGGCCTCAACCCCGCGTGGGTCCCGGGCACGACCGTGCTCATCCGCGACCACATCAACCTGACCGCCCACTCCCCCATCGAGGGCGCCAACTTCGTCGACCTCACCGACCTCTACTCGCCGCGCCTGCGCGAGGTCGCCCGCTCGATCGACCCGACTCTCGACGAGGGCGTCTACGTGCAGTTCCGTGGCCCCCACTACGAGACTCCGGCCGAGGTCCAGATGGCCAAGGTCATCGGCGGCGACCTGGTCGGCATGTCCACCACGCTCGAGGCCATCGCCGCCCGCCAGGCCGGGATGGACGTGCTCGGCATCTCGCTCGTCACCAACCTCGCCGCCGGCATCAGCGAGCAGCCGCTGTCGCACGCCGAGGTGATGGAGGCCGGCCAGGCCGCAGCCGGGCGCTGCGGCCGGCTGCTCGCCGACATCGTCGCCGCCATCTGA
- a CDS encoding CPBP family intramembrane glutamic endopeptidase, which translates to MTRTTPAEPPPPMGTERPESLARRRPVATFLLLALGIGWPVLVVPAIGGLPFEPFLLVLVYVALLGSALLVTRWADGPGAARRLLRRTLAWRVGVGRWAVVVLAMPVLTLAVAAVSGTLQDSERSWLASTGFYLFDILVFGALLLNLWEETAWGGFVQSRLMAGHGLFLGSLLTAPAFAAIHVPLLFEPGWTWSQVAGGLALLFGLAPVYRYLLGMHLLDTGGSVLVIAVQHASWNTATRMDEVDGSWQAVVAVVVLTVALAVHRRVRRSGRPTGVEAEEAAARTWLAPAAQVPGQH; encoded by the coding sequence ATGACCCGCACCACCCCCGCCGAGCCGCCGCCTCCAATGGGGACCGAGCGGCCCGAGAGCCTCGCCCGGCGACGCCCCGTCGCGACGTTCCTGCTCCTGGCACTGGGCATCGGCTGGCCTGTGCTCGTCGTTCCCGCGATCGGTGGACTGCCGTTCGAGCCGTTCCTCCTCGTCCTCGTCTACGTCGCCCTGCTGGGCTCTGCGCTGCTCGTGACCCGCTGGGCGGACGGCCCCGGCGCTGCCCGCCGGCTGCTCCGCCGGACGCTGGCCTGGCGCGTCGGCGTGGGCCGGTGGGCGGTCGTCGTGCTGGCCATGCCCGTGCTCACGCTCGCGGTCGCCGCTGTGTCGGGCACGCTGCAGGACTCGGAACGCAGCTGGCTGGCCTCGACCGGCTTCTACCTGTTCGACATCCTGGTCTTCGGCGCCCTGCTCCTGAACCTGTGGGAGGAGACCGCATGGGGCGGCTTCGTGCAGTCGCGCCTCATGGCCGGTCACGGCCTCTTCCTCGGGTCGCTGCTGACGGCACCGGCGTTCGCCGCGATCCACGTGCCGCTCCTCTTCGAGCCCGGGTGGACGTGGTCGCAGGTCGCGGGCGGGCTGGCGCTGCTCTTCGGCCTCGCACCGGTCTACCGCTACCTGCTGGGCATGCACCTGCTCGACACGGGGGGCAGCGTGCTCGTCATCGCGGTCCAGCACGCGTCGTGGAACACCGCCACCCGCATGGACGAGGTCGACGGCTCGTGGCAGGCCGTCGTCGCCGTCGTCGTCCTCACCGTGGCACTGGCCGTCCACCGCCGCGTGCGCCGGTCCGGCCGTCCGACGGGCGTGGAGGCCGAGGAGGCGGCCGCGCGGACCTGGCTGGCACCCGCGGCGCAGGTCCCCGGACAGCACTGA